One Aegilops tauschii subsp. strangulata cultivar AL8/78 chromosome 7, Aet v6.0, whole genome shotgun sequence genomic window carries:
- the LOC109736003 gene encoding late embryogenesis abundant protein 31: MAQAQATRGSGDPMKAQQEQPEPIQYGHVFAVTGDLAVQAIAPRDAEAMRTAEESVQGVQVPQASGGGFSAAVAMETAATYNQAVGAVRPGQASDAATKQGITVTQTAVPGGRIVTEFVAGQVVGQYSVADQAMMQQQQVEEDTSKVTIGEAMEAAALSAGDRPLEEADAAAIRAAETQAQGADEVMPGGLADQAWAAASANAWAERDEDKITVSDVLSDATTKLADDKPAEREDAARVVQAETYSDAGARTKAGGVGAAITTAARLNQEDDDDA; this comes from the exons ATGGCTCAAGCACAGGCGACACGAGGCTCAGGCGACCCCATGAAGGCCCAGCAGGAGCAGCCGGAGCCCATCCAGTACGGCCACGTCTTCGCCGTCACGGGCGACCTAGCCGTCCAGGCCATCGCGCCGCGGGACGCGGAGGCCATGCGCACCGCCGAGGAGAGCGTGCAGGGCGTGCAGGTCCCGCAGGCCAGCGGCGGCGGCTTCAgcgcggcggtggccatggagacGGCCGCCACGTACAACCAGGCCGTCGGCGCCGTCCGCCCGGGCCAGGCCAGCGACGCGGCCACCAAGCAGGGCATCACCGTCACCCAGACGGCCGTGCCCGGCGGCCGCATCGTCACCGAGTTCGTGGCCGGCCAGGTGGTGGGGCAGTACTCCGTGGCCGACCAGGCGATGATGCAGCAGCAGCAGGTGGAGGAGGACACGAGCAAGGTGACGATCGGCGAGGCCATGGAGGCAGCGGCCCTGTCCGCGGGCGATCGGCCCCTCGAGGAGGCCGACGCGGCGGCCATCCGCGCCGCGGAGACCCAGGCGCAGGGAGCGGACGAGGTCATGCCCGGCGGCCTCGCCGACCAGGCGTGGGCCGCCGCAAGCGCCAACGCCTGGGCGGAGCGCGACGAGGACAAGATCACGGTCAGCGATGTCCTCTCG GACGCGACGACGAAGCTGGCGGATGACAAGCCGGCGGAGAGGGAGGACGCGGCAAGAGTGGTGCAGGCGGAGACGTACAGCGACGCCGGGGCGCGCACCAAGGCCGGCGGGGTGGGCGCCGCGATCACCACGGCGGCGAGGCTTAAccaggaggacgacgacgacgctTGA